Below is a window of Streptomyces taklimakanensis DNA.
ACGTGGAGGACCTGGGCGTTGACGGCGTACTGCAGGCGGGACCAGCTGAGCTGGTAGCCGAACGGGGTCTCGTACGCGGTGTGGGCGAGCAGCAGGCCGCTCTGCCGGAACGTCTCGCAGAGCAGCAGCGGGTCGTGCACACCGTGCTCGGAGGTGTAGAAGCTGTGGCTGCGCGGCCACTGGGCAGTGACCGTGAAGGTGTCCTGGCCGACTTCGTCCCACCCCGTCAGGAACACCTCGGAGAACGCGGCCCGGTGCACGTACTCTCTGGCCACGGTGGTGGTCAGGGCAGGTCTCACGGAGACGGAGCGTTCTTCGGTGGTAAGCATGCCTCTCCCCTAGGACGTGCGTACGTGGCGCCCCCCGCGCTACCCGTCGGAGGGGGCTGACCTGTAAAATAAGGGTGTTCGTTTTTTTTGTCGAGGGAGAGATTGAGGTCGCCGGATGAGCGAACCGAAGCAGGAACGGGCGGTGAAGACGAGGGAAGCGATTCTCCACGCTGCGGCGGAAGTCTTCGACGAGTACGGGTACAGCGGTGCCAGCATCAGCAAGATCATGGAACGCGCCGGGGTGACCCAGGGCGGGATGTACTTCCACTTCAAGTCGAAGAAGTCACTCGCCCACGCCGTCATCGCCAGTCAGCAGGAGTTCGTCCAGTTCCCCGCCGGCGAGCCCGGACTGCAGCGGTTGGTCGACCTGACGTTCCACCTGGCCCGGGCACTGCAGACCAACGTCCTGGTCCGCGCGAGCGTCCGCCTCTCGGTCGAGCAGGGCGAGATGGGACTGCGCGACGACACTCCCTACCGGGAATGGGTGGAACAGCTCTACGTGCACCTGTGCGCGGCGCGCGAGCGTGGCGAGCTCCTGCCCGACGTGGACGAGGAGGAGTTCGCCAAGGTGCTCGTGGGCGCCTACAGCGGCACCCAGCTGTACTCGAACATCTCCACCGGCC
It encodes the following:
- a CDS encoding ScbR family autoregulator-binding transcription factor translates to MSEPKQERAVKTREAILHAAAEVFDEYGYSGASISKIMERAGVTQGGMYFHFKSKKSLAHAVIASQQEFVQFPAGEPGLQRLVDLTFHLARALQTNVLVRASVRLSVEQGEMGLRDDTPYREWVEQLYVHLCAARERGELLPDVDEEEFAKVLVGAYSGTQLYSNISTGREDLMERVAMLWHYLLPGLAPAHVRAKVRVGPQEEGLAA